In Paraburkholderia bryophila, a single genomic region encodes these proteins:
- a CDS encoding MFS transporter, which translates to METSLDKSALAGASAGAGNGTVSANSAAHPGANPATAQPAATVQRTVYSVLGAISFSHLLNDMIQSLILAIYPMLKDNFALSFGQIGLITLTYQITASLLQPFIGIYTDKHPKPYSLPVGMGFTLAGLLLMSVAPSFGVLLVAAALVGCGSSVFHPESSRVARMASGGRHGLAQSLFQVGGNAGSSLGPLLAALIVIPHGQRSIAWFSVAALVAIVVLTQIGRWYKRHPSIKKARSSAPHATLSRNKVMFAMGVLMLLVFSKYFYLASLNSYFTFYLIDKFHLPVQAAQIHLFVFLAAVAAGTVIGGPIGDRIGRKYVIWVSILGVAPFTLLLPYANLFWTSVLTVIIGVVLASAFSAIIVYAQELIPGKVGMVAGLFFGFAFGMGGVGAAVLGQLADATSIAYVYKVCSFLPLIGVLTVFLPDVEGKRAKA; encoded by the coding sequence ATGGAAACGAGCCTCGATAAAAGCGCCCTCGCTGGCGCGTCGGCCGGAGCCGGAAACGGCACTGTGTCCGCCAACTCCGCTGCCCATCCCGGAGCCAACCCCGCCACGGCGCAACCGGCCGCCACGGTCCAGCGCACGGTGTATTCCGTGCTCGGCGCGATCAGCTTTTCGCACCTGCTCAACGACATGATCCAGTCGTTGATTCTGGCGATCTACCCGATGCTGAAGGACAACTTCGCGCTGTCGTTCGGTCAGATCGGGCTGATCACGCTGACCTATCAGATCACCGCGTCGCTGCTGCAGCCGTTTATCGGCATCTATACCGACAAGCATCCGAAGCCGTATTCGCTGCCGGTCGGCATGGGCTTCACGCTCGCGGGCCTGCTGCTGATGTCGGTCGCGCCGAGCTTCGGCGTGCTGCTGGTCGCGGCGGCGCTGGTCGGCTGCGGGTCGTCGGTGTTTCACCCGGAGTCGTCGCGGGTCGCTCGCATGGCGTCGGGCGGACGGCACGGTCTCGCGCAGTCGCTGTTCCAGGTAGGCGGCAACGCGGGCTCGTCGCTCGGGCCGCTGCTCGCCGCGCTGATCGTGATTCCGCACGGCCAGCGCAGCATTGCGTGGTTCTCGGTGGCGGCGCTGGTCGCGATCGTCGTGCTGACACAGATCGGCCGCTGGTACAAACGGCATCCGTCGATCAAGAAGGCGCGCAGCTCGGCGCCGCACGCCACGCTGTCGCGCAACAAGGTCATGTTCGCGATGGGCGTGCTGATGCTGCTGGTGTTCTCGAAGTACTTCTACCTCGCCAGCCTCAACAGCTACTTCACCTTCTATCTGATCGACAAGTTCCATCTGCCGGTACAGGCCGCGCAGATCCATCTGTTCGTGTTCCTCGCCGCGGTGGCCGCGGGCACGGTGATCGGCGGTCCGATCGGCGACCGGATCGGCCGCAAGTACGTGATCTGGGTATCGATCCTCGGCGTCGCGCCGTTCACGTTGCTGCTGCCGTATGCGAACCTGTTCTGGACCAGCGTGCTGACGGTGATCATCGGCGTGGTGCTGGCCTCGGCGTTCTCGGCGATCATCGTCTACGCGCAGGAGCTGATTCCCGGCAAGGTGGGCATGGTCGCGGGGTTGTTCTTCGGCTTCGCGTTCGGCATGGGCGGCGTCGGCGCTGCCGTGCTCGGGCAATTGGCGGACGCCACCAGCATTGCGTATGTGTACAAGGTCTGTTCGTTCCTGCCGCTGATCGGCGTGCTGACGGTGTTTCTGCCGGATGTCGAAGGCAAGCGCGCGAAGGCGTGA
- a CDS encoding methyl-accepting chemotaxis protein gives MKAVSLGSQAGVGFVPEGDSTGKLPPRGRSSRSRAVKLKGLSVKVMLRLAFAVLLIGTLLIGVFSLTQISRLNASAQSIYDQGHVASRAAEEARGHMLRASRAQKMLLTATTAKERDDLGGDIDKGLNGLAAQLVTLQQYVDTSDAKAVDQQKKFAAAVTVWSGHLRDFVTLVKAQPLDLSQMNWQVGTQDVSLLVETDKLEKMVDELVVQRGTAAKATIDASGFIYHSSFVMIAVMTIGLIVLAFGISEWVVRRLAGQLGGEPGYAKEIASRIAAGDLSNEIALGRKDKSSMLFALHDMQSGLATTVADIASSADAIATASGEIAMGNLDLSQRTEQQAMALERTASSMEQLTSTVRQNADNAKQASTLAHNASDIAEKGGAVVSRVVATMNEINDSARSIGDIIGVIEGIAFQTNILALNAAVEAARAGEEGRGFSVVAAEVRNLAQRSAAAAKEIKGLISTSVERVGNGSTLAQDAGQTMDEVVKAVKRVTDIMGEISAASSEQSAGIEEINLAVTQMDSGTQQNAALVEQATAAARSLDDQARGLKGMVGKFRL, from the coding sequence ATGAAAGCAGTGTCGCTGGGCAGCCAGGCAGGTGTGGGTTTTGTTCCAGAGGGGGATTCGACGGGCAAGTTGCCGCCGCGTGGCCGGAGCAGCCGCTCGCGGGCCGTGAAGCTCAAGGGTTTGTCCGTGAAGGTGATGTTGCGTCTCGCCTTCGCGGTGCTACTGATCGGCACGCTGTTGATCGGCGTGTTTTCGCTGACGCAGATCAGCCGTCTGAACGCTTCCGCGCAATCCATCTACGATCAGGGGCACGTTGCCAGCCGCGCGGCCGAAGAGGCGCGCGGCCATATGCTGCGCGCGAGCCGCGCGCAAAAAATGCTGCTGACCGCGACCACCGCGAAGGAACGCGACGACCTCGGCGGCGACATCGACAAAGGGTTGAACGGCCTGGCCGCGCAGCTCGTCACGCTGCAGCAGTACGTCGACACGTCGGACGCCAAGGCGGTCGATCAGCAGAAGAAATTCGCCGCCGCCGTCACGGTCTGGAGCGGGCACCTGCGCGACTTCGTGACGCTCGTGAAAGCGCAGCCGCTCGATCTGTCGCAGATGAACTGGCAGGTCGGCACGCAGGACGTGTCGCTGCTGGTCGAAACCGACAAGCTCGAAAAGATGGTCGACGAACTCGTCGTGCAGCGCGGCACCGCCGCGAAGGCGACGATCGATGCGTCGGGCTTCATTTACCACTCGTCGTTCGTGATGATCGCGGTGATGACGATCGGGCTGATCGTGCTCGCGTTCGGCATCAGCGAATGGGTGGTGCGGCGTCTGGCCGGCCAGCTCGGTGGCGAGCCGGGGTACGCGAAGGAGATTGCCAGCCGGATCGCGGCGGGCGATCTGTCGAACGAGATCGCGTTGGGGCGCAAGGACAAGTCGAGCATGCTGTTCGCGCTGCACGACATGCAAAGCGGGCTGGCGACGACGGTGGCCGACATTGCGTCGAGCGCGGATGCGATTGCGACGGCGTCGGGTGAAATTGCGATGGGCAATCTGGATCTGTCGCAGCGCACCGAGCAGCAGGCGATGGCGCTCGAGCGGACCGCGAGCAGCATGGAGCAGTTGACGTCGACGGTGCGGCAGAACGCCGATAACGCGAAGCAGGCGAGCACGCTGGCGCATAACGCGTCGGATATTGCTGAGAAGGGTGGCGCGGTGGTGAGTCGCGTGGTCGCGACGATGAATGAGATCAACGATAGTGCGCGCAGTATCGGCGACATTATTGGGGTGATCGAAGGGATCGCGTTTCAGACCAATATTCTGGCGTTGAATGCGGCGGTTGAGGCTGCGCGGGCTGGGGAGGAGGGGCGTGGGTTTTCGGTGGTTGCTGCTGAGGTGCGGAATCTGGCGCAGCGGAGTGCTGCTGCGGCTAAGGAGATTAAGGGGTTGATTAGCACCTCCGTCGAGCGGGTCGGGAATGGGTCGACTTTGGCTCAGGATGCTGGGCAGACTATGGATGAGGTCGTTAAGGCCGTTAAGCGAGTGACCGATATCATGGGGGAGATTTCTGCTGCTTCTTCTGAGCAGAGTGCTGGGATTGAAGAGATCAACCTCGCGGTCACGCAGATGGATTCTGGGACGCAGCAGAATGCGGCTCTCGTTGAGCAGGCTACCGCCGCTGCCCGGTCTCTTGATGATCAGGCGAGGGGGTTGAAGGGTATGGTTGGGAAGTTTAGGTTGTGA
- a CDS encoding IS256 family transposase → MPIMKKKRTVASQAAARGPLPELPEGLLDELVKGPMTPVQVQDLMLAFNKAIIERAMGAEMNMHLGYPPGQPKPDGQANERNGASGKTIITERGPVRLDLPRDREGSFAPILIPKHERRFTGFDERIIAMYARGMSVREIQAFLAESYGTEVSPDFISSVTDEVMAETLAWQNRPLEPMYPVVFFDALRVKIRGDGVVSNKAVYLALGIQADGQRDVLGLWIEQTEGAKFWLKVFNDLKTRGCQDILIAVVDGLKGLAEAIGTAYPRTAVQTCIVHLIRNSLEYASHKDRKAVATALRPIYAAASEQAAQQALQDFTEGPWGTKYPTIVQSWQRAWEHVTPFFVFPPEIRRVVYTTNAIESLNMQLRKIIKTRGHFPNDEAAIKLLWLALRNVLAKSVRAAFDWKAAMNQFAILFGERFTLARG, encoded by the coding sequence ATGCCGATCATGAAAAAGAAACGTACCGTCGCCTCCCAGGCAGCGGCCCGAGGGCCGCTGCCTGAGCTGCCTGAAGGTCTGCTTGATGAACTGGTGAAGGGTCCGATGACGCCTGTCCAGGTCCAGGACCTGATGCTGGCGTTCAACAAGGCCATCATCGAGCGCGCGATGGGCGCCGAGATGAACATGCATCTGGGCTACCCGCCGGGCCAGCCCAAGCCCGACGGCCAGGCCAACGAACGCAACGGCGCCAGCGGCAAGACGATCATCACCGAGCGCGGCCCCGTCAGGCTCGATCTGCCGCGCGATCGTGAGGGCAGTTTCGCGCCGATCCTGATTCCCAAACACGAGCGCCGTTTCACGGGCTTCGATGAGCGCATCATCGCCATGTACGCCCGCGGCATGAGCGTGCGCGAGATTCAGGCGTTTCTGGCTGAAAGCTATGGCACCGAGGTCTCACCCGACTTCATCAGCTCAGTCACTGACGAAGTGATGGCTGAAACGCTGGCCTGGCAAAACCGCCCGCTCGAGCCGATGTACCCGGTGGTGTTCTTCGACGCGCTACGCGTGAAGATCCGTGGCGACGGCGTGGTGAGCAACAAGGCCGTCTATCTGGCGCTGGGTATCCAGGCCGACGGCCAGCGCGACGTACTCGGCCTGTGGATTGAACAGACCGAGGGCGCGAAGTTCTGGCTCAAGGTGTTCAATGACCTCAAGACCCGCGGTTGCCAGGACATCCTGATCGCGGTGGTGGACGGTCTGAAAGGACTGGCCGAGGCGATCGGGACGGCGTACCCCCGCACAGCGGTGCAGACCTGCATCGTGCATCTGATCCGAAACAGTCTGGAGTACGCCAGCCACAAGGACCGCAAGGCGGTCGCCACGGCGCTGCGACCGATCTATGCAGCCGCGAGCGAACAGGCTGCACAGCAGGCCTTGCAGGACTTCACTGAAGGACCCTGGGGAACGAAGTATCCGACCATCGTGCAATCCTGGCAGCGTGCCTGGGAACACGTCACGCCGTTCTTCGTGTTTCCCCCGGAGATACGCCGGGTCGTTTACACAACAAACGCCATAGAGAGTCTGAACATGCAACTGCGCAAGATCATCAAGACCCGCGGACACTTCCCCAACGACGAGGCCGCCATCAAGCTGCTGTGGCTGGCGCTACGCAACGTGCTGGCAAAGTCCGTGAGAGCGGCATTCGACTGGAAAGCGGCGATGAACCAGTTTGCTATCCTGTTTGGCGAGCGCTTCACGCTCGCACGTGGCTAG
- a CDS encoding efflux RND transporter periplasmic adaptor subunit, with amino-acid sequence MTIRNLVGFVATAVIFIVAILIGRVLWVHYMDEPWTRDGRVRAEIVNVAPDVSGAVVDLPVKDNQLVKKGDLLMQVDPSHYEIAVEQAQAAVAARKAELQMKRDDAQRRADMDALVVSKESRENATHTASAAEASYQQALAALDAAKLNLARTRVVSPVDGYVTNLNVYRGDYATAGAAKLAIVDSHSFWVYGYFEETKLPHVRVGDKAEVRLMSGGTLQGHVESISRGIYDRDNPESRELLADVNPTFNWVRLAQRVPVRVSIDSVPDGVVLAAGITCTVVVTPG; translated from the coding sequence ATGACCATCCGAAATCTTGTGGGCTTCGTCGCGACAGCCGTTATTTTTATCGTCGCGATTTTGATTGGGCGCGTGTTGTGGGTTCATTACATGGATGAACCGTGGACACGTGATGGGCGCGTGCGCGCTGAGATTGTCAATGTCGCGCCGGATGTTTCGGGTGCGGTTGTCGACCTGCCGGTGAAGGATAACCAGCTGGTTAAAAAGGGCGATCTGTTGATGCAGGTCGATCCGTCGCACTATGAGATCGCGGTTGAGCAGGCGCAAGCTGCGGTCGCGGCGCGCAAGGCCGAATTACAGATGAAACGCGATGATGCGCAGCGGCGTGCCGACATGGATGCTTTGGTGGTGTCGAAGGAGAGTCGCGAGAATGCTACTCATACGGCTTCTGCTGCTGAGGCTTCTTACCAGCAGGCGCTGGCTGCGCTCGATGCCGCCAAGTTGAATCTGGCGCGGACACGGGTTGTTTCGCCTGTTGATGGGTATGTGACTAATCTGAATGTCTATCGTGGGGATTATGCGACGGCTGGGGCCGCTAAGCTGGCCATTGTCGATAGTCACTCGTTCTGGGTTTATGGGTACTTCGAGGAGACCAAGCTTCCTCATGTGCGAGTTGGCGATAAAGCCGAGGTTCGGTTGATGAGTGGGGGGACCCTGCAGGGGCATGTCGAGAGTATTTCTCGTGGCATCTACGATCGGGATAATCCTGAAAGTCGTGAACTTCTTGCTGATGTGAATCCTACGTTTAACTGGGTTAGGTTGGCGCAGCGGGTGCCCGTGCGGGTCAGTATTGATTCGGTTCCCGATGGGGTTGTTTTGGCTGCTGGGATTACTTGTACTGTTGTTGTTACGCCGGGGTGA
- a CDS encoding DUF1656 domain-containing protein gives MPREIAVFDAYVPAIVLLFIAGAALTWVLDRVIAYTGVYRVVWHPSLFRASLLVCVCGVLSLAVYR, from the coding sequence ATGCCACGTGAGATCGCCGTATTCGACGCCTACGTGCCGGCCATCGTGCTGCTGTTTATCGCGGGCGCCGCGCTTACCTGGGTGCTGGACCGCGTGATCGCCTATACGGGCGTGTATCGCGTGGTGTGGCATCCGTCCTTGTTCCGGGCCAGCTTGCTCGTGTGTGTGTGCGGCGTGCTGAGTCTCGCCGTTTATCGTTGA